A portion of the Betta splendens chromosome 2, fBetSpl5.4, whole genome shotgun sequence genome contains these proteins:
- the LOC114851031 gene encoding uncharacterized protein LOC114851031 → MKKASLMLFSGCFIGLLIIVSRDASVSASEASEEQREAQNGGFSFNSHLTPFEVVSAVIIAAAVAAVFAEVFAVDSAAVSVVVFAFVFAAVFAVDATIVGFDEVTNVVLAVVFAVLCKYLVKEISKLNKKVVDLTQIQKQSQCMLEELGGWETVFFLLTRLKLDQEKQRQEFTEKLKRTKKEMEETKQQLQLVEKEIKESEKEMATDKTEEGLRNKQKVLDALRKLDERKGDLDRRIMNVEKLQLETEAAIKTATQRKEKVEKYKEMMKSQLNGKESQSESVHLHSD, encoded by the exons ATGAAGAAGGCGAGTCTGATGTTGTTCTCAGGTTGTTTCATTGGTTTATTGATCATAGTGAGCAGAG ATGCATCTGTTTCAGCATCAGAGGCCAGTGAGGAGCAACGTGAAGCGCAGAACG gtGGGTTCTCATTTAATAGTCACCTGACACCTTTTGAAGTGGTCTCTGCTGTGATCATTGCTGCGGCCGTTGCTGCGGTCTTTGCTGAAGTCTTTGCTGTGGACTCTGCTGCGGTCTCTGTTGTGGTCTTTGCCTTTGTCTTTGCTGCGGTCTTTGCTGTGGACGCTACTATTGTGGGCTTTGATGAGGTCACTAATGTGGTCTTAGCTGTGGTCTTTGCTGTTCTATGTAAATACTTGGTTAAAGAAATATCAAAATTGAATAAAAAGGTAGTGGATTTGACACAGATACAGAAACAATCCCAGTGTATGCTGGAAGAACTGGGTGGATGGGAGacagttttctttttactgACACGCCTGAAGCTGGACCAGGAAAAGCAGAGACAGGAGTTCACTGAGAAACTGAAGAGAACAAAGAAAGAGATGGAAGAAACAAAGCAACAGCTGCAACTGGTtgagaaggaaataaaagagagtgagaaagaaatGGCAACTGATAAAACAGAAGAAGGtttgagaaacaaacaaaaggtgTTAGATGCTCTGAGGAAACTAGACGAAAGAAAAGGGGATTTAGACAGACGGATAATGAATGTGGagaaactgcagctggagacagaagctgcaatcaaaacagcaacacaaagaaaagaaaaagtggAGAAGTACAAAGAAATGATGAAATCACAGCTAAATGGAAAAGAAAGTCAAAGTGAATCAGTTCATCTTCACAGCGACTAA
- the LOC114843769 gene encoding sialoadhesin-like isoform X1 — protein sequence MKVTAVRAAWVFHTLLLLTVQSQNSFNLQEGGGASLLIDPNRLQFFDYESISLSCAGSDEAADWRVMKTDSSGSDRWETSTGSMIIKPAYVSHSGEYVCEDEGGNRSKSVNISITAADVILVSPALPVVEGEAVSLSCRRKGSPSNLPADFYKDGSLINTGHTGSVTIRSISASDGGFYKCSISGSQGESAESWLQVTAAFIPPSSEETTPAFDPQTSQSPVFFFLRVSVLMMMMMMMMLVVGLLQCRKHRGCWEQLATERKK from the exons ATGAAGGTCACAGCAGTCAGAGCAGCGTGGG TGTTTCACACGTTGCTGCTGCTCACGGTTCAGAGTCAGAACAGTTTTAACCTGCAGGAAGGAG gtggagCTTCTCTCCTCATTGATCCAAACAGGCTGCAGTTCTTTGATTATGAATCCATCTCCTTAAGTTGTGCTGGTTCtgatgaagcagctgattggagaGTGATGAAAACGGACTCCTCAGGTTCTGATCGATGGGAAACATCAACAGGATCAATGATCATCAAACCTGCCTATGTTTCACACAGTGGAGAATATGTTTgtgaggatgaaggaggaaacaggagcaaatctgtcaacatcagcatcactg CTGCTGACGTGATCCTGGTGAGTCCTGCTCTGCCTGTGGTGGAGGGAGAAGctgtgagtctgagctgcaggaggaaaggaTCCCCCTCCAACCTCCCAGCTGACTTCTACAAAGACGGCAGCCTCATCAACACTGGACACACAGGCAGCGTAACCATTCGCAGCATCTCTGCGTCTGATGGAGGATTCTACAAGTGCAGCATCTCAGGATCTCAGGGAGAATCAGCAGAGAGTTGGCTGCAGGTCACAG cagcatttattcctccttcctctgaagAGACGACGCCAGCGTTTGATCCACAGACGTCTCAGAgtcctgtcttcttcttcctccgtgtgtctgtgctgatgatgatgatgatgatgatgatgctggtggTGGGACTCCTTCAGTGTCGGAAACACAGAG GCTGCTGGGAACAATTAGCCACAGAAAGGAAAAAGTAA
- the LOC114843769 gene encoding sialoadhesin-like isoform X2, with protein MKVTAVRAAWVFHTLLLLTVQSQNSFNLQEGGGASLLIDPNRLQFFDYESISLSCAGSDEAADWRVMKTDSSGSDRWETSTGSMIIKPAYVSHSGEYVCEDEGGNRSKSVNISITAADVILVSPALPVVEGEAVSLSCRRKGSPSNLPADFYKDGSLINTGHTGSVTIRSISASDGGFYKCSISGSQGESAESWLQVTAFIPPSSEETTPAFDPQTSQSPVFFFLRVSVLMMMMMMMMLVVGLLQCRKHRGCWEQLATERKK; from the exons ATGAAGGTCACAGCAGTCAGAGCAGCGTGGG TGTTTCACACGTTGCTGCTGCTCACGGTTCAGAGTCAGAACAGTTTTAACCTGCAGGAAGGAG gtggagCTTCTCTCCTCATTGATCCAAACAGGCTGCAGTTCTTTGATTATGAATCCATCTCCTTAAGTTGTGCTGGTTCtgatgaagcagctgattggagaGTGATGAAAACGGACTCCTCAGGTTCTGATCGATGGGAAACATCAACAGGATCAATGATCATCAAACCTGCCTATGTTTCACACAGTGGAGAATATGTTTgtgaggatgaaggaggaaacaggagcaaatctgtcaacatcagcatcactg CTGCTGACGTGATCCTGGTGAGTCCTGCTCTGCCTGTGGTGGAGGGAGAAGctgtgagtctgagctgcaggaggaaaggaTCCCCCTCCAACCTCCCAGCTGACTTCTACAAAGACGGCAGCCTCATCAACACTGGACACACAGGCAGCGTAACCATTCGCAGCATCTCTGCGTCTGATGGAGGATTCTACAAGTGCAGCATCTCAGGATCTCAGGGAGAATCAGCAGAGAGTTGGCTGCAGGTCACAG catttattcctccttcctctgaagAGACGACGCCAGCGTTTGATCCACAGACGTCTCAGAgtcctgtcttcttcttcctccgtgtgtctgtgctgatgatgatgatgatgatgatgatgctggtggTGGGACTCCTTCAGTGTCGGAAACACAGAG GCTGCTGGGAACAATTAGCCACAGAAAGGAAAAAGTAA
- the LOC114851032 gene encoding low affinity immunoglobulin gamma Fc region receptor II-like, with the protein MIIKPAYVSHSGEYVCEDEGGNRSKSVNISITAADVILVSPALPVVEGEAVSLSCRRKGSPSNLPADFYKDGSLIRTTYTGEMSIHSISASDGGFYKCSISGSQGESAESWLQVTGTTAADDPQTSPSPGSNRLLPVLTAVFTLTFVVVLLLVVGLVQCRKHRGPEQNAADPNDVTYSTVTAKRKREVSRSTNVSDPNKSTYAVIVPRKE; encoded by the exons ATGATCATTAAACCTGCCTATGTTTCACACAGTGGAGAATATGTTTgtgaggatgaaggaggaaacaggagcaaatctgtcaacatcagcatcactg CTGCTGACGTGATCCTGGTGAGTCCTGCTCTGCCTGTGGTGGAGGGAGAAGctgtgagtctgagctgcaggaggaaaggaTCCCCCTCCAACCTCCCAGCTGACTTCTACAAAGACGGCAGCCTCATCAGGACGACTTATACAGGAGAGATGAGCATTCACAGCATCTCTGCGTCTGATGGAGGATTCTACAAGTGCAGCATCTCAGGATCTCAGGGAGAATCAGCAGAGAGTTGGCTGCAGGTCACAG ggacaacagcagcagatgatcCACAGACGTCTCCAAGTCCTGGCTCCAACAGGCTCCTTCCTGTGTTAACAGCTGTCTTCACCTTAACGTTTGTGGTTGTGCTGCTGCTAGTGGTCGGACTTGTACAGTGTCGGAAACACAGAG gtCCAGAGCAAAACGCAGCTGATCCAAACGATGTGACTTATTCTACTGTCACAGCAAAGAGAAAGAGGGAAG TTTCCAGGTCAACAAACGTTTCAGATCCAAACAAGTCAACATATGCTGTTATCGTCCCGAGGAAGGAATGA